A genomic region of Notamacropus eugenii isolate mMacEug1 chromosome 3, mMacEug1.pri_v2, whole genome shotgun sequence contains the following coding sequences:
- the UPK3A gene encoding uroplakin-3a produces MCLLWAALTLGWLPLSLAVDLEPQLASITFATNNPTLTTITLEKPFCMFNASIPQNVSYEVNLYVMVNSGNIWHAAIKDNRSFPMNSTFQETARGQRAPYKATSFILPQCGDLPSLDEAGDVSKSAEILSAYVVRVGDDHYCLLDPNFRGTCNPPLTRATEYRFKYVLINTLSGLVEDQTLWSQPIRTNQISPYSEIDTWPGRRSGAMIVITSILSTLVFFQLLGFAAAVILSFLSMGSSDLETQHESQISQEVVPKAQGTLEPSYSSVNRRQSLDQAEVYTSKLQD; encoded by the exons ATGTGTCTTCTGTGGGCTGCGCTGACTCTGGGCTGGCTGCCCCTGAGCCTGG CAGTGGATCTGGAGCCTCAGCTGGCCAGCATCACGTTTGCCACAAACAACCCCACCTTGACCACCATCACCCTGGAGAAACCTTTCTGTATGTTCAATGCCTCCATCCCACAGAATGTCTCCTATGAGGTCAACCTGTACGTGATGGTGAACTCGG GGAACATTTGGCATGCCGCCATCAAGGACAACCGCAGCTTCCCAATGAATAGCACATTCCAGGAGACAGCCAGGGGCCAGAGAGCACCATACAAGGCCACCTCCTTCATCCTGCCCCAGtgtggtgacctgcccagcctgGATGAGGCTGGAGATGTGAGCAAATCTGCTGAGATCCTGAGTGCCTACGTGGTCAGGGTTGGAGATGATCACTACTGCTTACTGGATCCCAACTTTAGGGGTACCTGCAATCCCCCTCTCACGAGGGCCACAGAATACAG gtTTAAATATGTCTTGATAAATACATTGAGTGGTTTGGTGGAGGATCAAACCCTCTGGTCTCAGCCAATTAGGACCAATCAGA TTTCCCCGTACTCGGAGATCGATACGTGGCCCGGCAGGAGGAGCGGAGCCATGATTGTCATCACTTCCATCCTGAGCACACTGGTGTTCTTTCAGCTGCTGGGCTTTGCGGCAGCTGTCATCTTGAGTTTTCT GAGTATGGGGAGCTCAGACTTAGAGACACAACATGAATCTCAAATCAGCCAGGAGGTGGTTCCGAAAGCCCAGGGAACCCTGGAGCCTTCCTATTCCTCTGTGAACCGGAGGCAGTCTTTGGACCAAGCTGAGGTCTACACAAGCAAGCTCCAGGACTGA